CAGCAATTTGCCGCAGGTTTTGCATTAGGGTGGCTCCAAAAAAGTACGAACAAATTTAACAAGCTTTAACCCTTTTCAATCATAAATTGGGTTAAATAAAGATACTGATACTGATTCTTAAATACTTCCAAACCTATTTCAAACATTGTCTCAAAATATTAATGCATTGTCGAAGCGAAAATAACTACAGCAATTcgaacaaatatttgtttccaAACGTTAAGAGCGATCCAAATCTATAAAAAGCGCAACCTTGGTATTTATAGTTTAACGAATGGGTTTCTCTACATTTTAATGTTCTTTTTGGCTCACTTCTACTGTCCAATCGGCGAATTTCTTTCATTTCCTAATAGAGTACATTTCTGGCTAATAAATTCGAAGCACCCTATTTATAAACCCAGCATTTTGACGTGTTTATCATGCCAAGACTGATAACACTGAAATCAATAGAACAACACTCAAACTGAGATACTAACGAGTTTTGTGCGTTCTCTTTGCAGTGCCATACATCACGGGCGATTCCATCCAGGTGTTGAGCCACCAGGTGCAGAGTAGGTGGAACGAGACCTTGGTGTGGGCCACCAGGCACCAGCTGGGCTCCAGGCTGAGTCCCCTGCTGTGTGGCCTTCTCGTGGCCGCTTTCGCGTACGGAATCGTGTACTTGGACAGCGCGGTGCCCGGCGTCAATCCGCCCTCGCCCTTTTCGCCGCGTTCCAAGAAACGGTAAGCTCTGGGGGAATCACCTATCATTTGTCATTATTAACATGGAGTCTTCAATTTAACTTGCAGTTTCCGCGAGGAGAAGACCGCCTCGCTGCACTTGGGCTACTTGTGCGCCCTGTTCTGCGGATTTCTGGTCACGGTGTTCATGTACTTTGATTTGTACTCGTAGAACTGGAACCCATTTCCTTCCAATTAGTTAAATAAGTTCACCAGTATTAGAGTTTATACGCCTACTTtggaaattgtatttattgtagTCCTTGTAACTGTGCAATGCTCCTGGAGAGAATCGTCAGGGGGCATTTGGAAGCTAACTTAGTTCCTAGGTATATCAATTATAAGTTACTTACAAACTCCATAAATTATTCATGATTTGTAAACTAcaaaagtacaaaatgaaACATTTCACTGTTGATTAGAGGCCAGGATCGAAGAGCTTAAGCTAGCATAAACCTTATGGAAAGTACACTATCGCCTGGCCTAAAAATCTCAAGAAAACTGTATATTACcatattcttaaaaaaataaattacttgcGCACAGTGTTTTGCAATAGAATATACGATGTCACATTTTCAATGCGCATAAATTGCTGTTGCCAGTCAATGTCGCTTACCTGGGCAATCTTAAATGTCTTCAAGCGATTTTCGCCAATAAATTGGCCCACGAGATGGAAAAAGCAGCCTTTTAATAGATTAAATTTCAGTTTAGTACTTGGTTATCAGTTTACTCCATTTTACCTGGGCTCCAAGAACTCATAACGCCTTCGAAATCGTAGTAAATTCCCTGTAGGACGGGCCCCGAATCTTTGTTTCGCACGAGCAGTGTGTGCTCTCCACGTTTTCCCACAATGATCCGTAACAATTTTCCTGAAAAGTTAGGATCAATAATTCATCTTGCCTAATTGAAAGTTTTTCagctataaatatatagtaattCAGAAAATATTGTTCTTTAGAAACGATTTACACTTtcttatttacatataaagtAACAATCAAATTTCGTTTCCAAAATCCAGTTTTGGAAAACCTTTCTTTAAAGGTTTAAAAGCTTACAAGTagtattcaaattaaagtttatgtataaaacaatattgtttttataataattttcgTAAAATTGTTCGTTTAACAACGAAAGCTTTTTCATTTTAGGGATTAAGAATATATTGTTTAGACCCACCATAAACATTCCAAATAGCGTTAATATCCGGATACATTTTGTGGGTTTTAAGACAGAAATCCACGCGGCCGATCAAACTAATTAGGTTTCGTCCTGGTTTTAACATCGGGGAGCTTGGTAACCCTGGTGCTTCCTTTTTTACTGAGACCTCGCAACTGGATTTTTCCAGGATTTGCGGTGTTGGAACGTAGACAAATTCTTTTTTGGGCCGAATGTCCGCAGCTTCCTCAACGAAACCTTCGTACTTCAGTTTGTTATCCTTACGACACACAGTCAATTTAGTTTGCCGCAATTGGCTGCTCTTTTTGCACAAATTTTCCGCTGTTGGTAAACTGCGATTCAGTTGAGAGGCGTTTTTGGCCAGTTGACTTTTAAATTGCGCTTGGCTGTTACCCAGAGGGGTGCGGGGCTTAACtggaaattttttaattgttgttaGTTTAGATTGTTTCTAAGTATTTAATTgctggacttaacatttcgcGAACATTCTTGTAGAAATCAAATTGTAACGGCTAAATTCCAATCAGACtgaccatttccatttttttaagaaatactACTTTGATTTTTTAAGTGCTGGCTAACGTTAGGAATCAACGATGTTGCCACATTACTGAGAAAATCGAATGTATCGAATTCATATCGATTGCTCCTCCAACTGTCCACGCGagagttttatattttttatttttacatgcATATTTGTTGATAACTGGGGTTTTCTGTGAACCGCGTTTaactgccagccagccatgaGCACAATTTTGGAGAAAATCTCGGCCATCGAGTCGGAGGTGAGTGCAACTCCAAGCACCTGCCGATCTTACAGAAACTAACCTGTCTCGCATCCATTTACCCCGCGGATTCCCCCTGGATTCCTTCTAAACCACCGGGTTATTGGACCACCTACTTAATGGCATCGTAGATGGCCCGAACTCAGAAGAACAAGGCTACCTCGGCGCATTTGGGTCTGCTGAAGGCGAAGCTGGCCAAGCTGCGACGCGAGCTGATTTCCCCCaaaggaggcggcggcggaacCGGCGAAGGTGGGATCTTCGCTATACCATTCACACAATCACTAAACATTATGTATTTGCAGCTGGCTTCGAGGTGGCCAAGACGGGAGATGCCCGTGTGGGATTTGTCGGATTTCCTTCTGTAGGTAAATCCACACTGCTCTCCAACTTGGCTGGCGTTTACTCCGAGGTGGCGGCCTACGAATTCACAACGTTGACCACTGTGCCAGGCTGCATCAAGTACAAGGGCGCCAAGATCCAGCTGCTGGATCTGCCCGGTATCATTGAGGGCGCCAAGGATGGCAAGGGTCGAGGTCGTCAGGTGATAGCTGTCGCTCGCACCTGTAACCTCATTTTCATGGTGCTGGATTGCCTGAAACCGCTTGGCCACAAGAAACTCCTGGAGCATGAATTGGAGGGCTTCGGCATCCGACTTAACAAGAAACCACCAAATATCTACTACAAGCGAAAGGACAAGGGTGGCATCAATCTGAACAGCATGGTTCCGCAGTCCGAGTTGGACACGGATCTGGTGAAGACCATTCTATCCGAGTACAAGATCCACAATGCGGACATCACCCTGAGATACGACGCCACTAGTGACGATCTGATCGACGTTATCGAGGGCAACCGCATCTACATACCCTGCATCTATTTGCTGAACAAGATCGATCAGATCTCCATTGAGGAGCTGGACGTCATCTACAAGATCCCGCACTGCGTGCCCATCTCGGCCCATCACCACTGGAACTTCGACGATCTGCTGGAGCTGATGTGGGAGTACCTGCGGCTACAGCGCATCTACACCAAGCCCAAGGGCCAGCTGCCCGACTACAACTCGCCCGTGGTGCTCCACAACGAGCGCACCAGCATTGAGGATTTCTGCAACAAGCTGCATCGCTCCATTGCCAAGGAGTTTAAATAGTAAGTGCGATTAAGATCCCCTTTGTTTCCTTGGTCATTAACATTTATATCCTTCTTAGTGCGCTGGTTTGGGGCTCATCTGTGAAGCATCAGCCGCAGAAGGTGGGCATCGAACACGTTCTCAACGACGAGGATGTGGTCCAGATTGTGAAGAAGGTTTAGACTCTGTGCAACGAATACACTTTGATTATTTGATGGCATTTTttattcgaaaataaaaacaaatgtgctttatgtgtgtgtggatttcAAATGACTAAAGCTTCATTCTTTTTTATCAAAGTTTTCAATTGGCGCGCACAGtggaaattgaataaaattatagCTAGATTTAGATTTGGCGGGAATTCTTGAGCTGCCAACTCTATCAGAATAACTTTACCAGCACTCGCCCAAGTATATCGATACCCGATAAGTAGAGGAGACCTATATCGAAGAACCTTATAGCACGCTGTTTTGttgacaattatttttaaattattaaagcgAGATGGTGGAGTTGAAGATGGGCGATCACAACGTCGAGGCCACCACTTGGGATCCCGGCGACAGCAAGGACTGGTCGGTGCCCGTAAAGCCGCTGACCGAGAAGTGGAAATTGGTGCCGGCATTCTTGCAAGTAAAAGGATTAGTGAAGCAGCACATTGATTCATTCAATCACTTCATCAACGTGGACATAAAAAAGATTGTAAAGGCCAACGAGCTCGTGACCAGTGGAGCGGATCCTCTGTTTTACCTCAAGTACTTGGATGTGCGCGTAGGCAAGCCGGACATCGACGAAGGCTTCAACATCACCAAGGCGACTACGCCGCACGAATGCCGCCTGCGGGACACCACGTACTCCGCTCCCATTACCGTGGACATCGAGTACACGAGGGGCACCCAGCGGATCAAGCGGAATAATTTGCTAATCGGGAGGATGCCGCTCATGCTGCGCTGCTCCAATTGCGCCCTTACCGGCAAGTCGGAGTTCGAGCTGTCCAAACTGAATGAGTGTCCACTGGACCCTGGTGGCTACTTTGTGGTGCGGGGCCAGGAGAAGGTTATTCTCATCCAGGAGCAGCTGTCATGGAACAAGATGCTCACCGAGGACTTCAACGGTGTCGTGCAATGCCAGGTTACCTCCTCCACACACGAAAAGAAGTCGCGTACTTTGGTGCTGAGCAAGCATGGAAAGTACTACCTCAAGCACAACTCGATGACGGACGACATACCTATTGTGGTGATCTTTAAAGCTCTTGGCGTAGTCTCCGATCAGGAAATTCAATCACTTATTGGCATAGACAGCAAATCGCAGAATAGGTTCGGTGCCTCTCTTCTGGACGCCTATAACCTGAAGGTCTTCACACAGCAAAGGGCTTTGGAGTACATGGGTAAGTTTACTTACCCTACTTGAATCCTGTCACTAAATCACTTATTTTCTAGGCTCCAAGTTGGTGGTCAAGCGCTTTCAGAGTGCAACCACAAAAACGCCCTCGGAAGAGGCCCGTGAGCTGCTGTTGACCACCATTTTGGCGCACGTGCCCGTGGACAATTTCAGCTTGCAAATGAAGGCCATCTATGTGTCGTTGATGGTGCGTCGTGTGATGGCCGCCGAGCTTGATAAAACGCTCTTTGACGATCGCGACTACTACGGCAACAAGCGACTGGAGCTGGCAGGTTCCTTGCTCTCCATGATGTTCGAGGATCTGTTCAAGCGCATGAACTGGGAGCTTAAGACTATTGCCGACAAGAATATACCCAAGGTGAAGGCGGCGCAGTTCGATGTGGTCAAGCACATGAGGGCGGCACAAATTACCGCGGGACTGGAGTCTGCTATCAGTTCCGGAAACTGGACCATTAAGAGATTTAAGATGGAACGTGCTGGCGTAACGCAGGTTCTGTCTCGCTTGAGTTATATATCGGCGTTGGGAATGATGACCCGTGTGAACTCGCAGTTTGAGAAGACGCGAAAGGTGTCCGGGCCAAGATCACTGCAACCCAGTCAATGGGGTATGCTGTGCCCCTCGGACACTCCAGAAGGTGAGGCCTGTGGTCTGGTCAAAAATCTGGCTCTGATGACGCACATCACCACCGAGGTGGAGGAGCGACCTGTTATGATAGTGGCTTTCAATGCTGGCGTGGAGGACATACGAGAAGTGAGCGGCAACCCCATCAATAATCCGAATGTATTCCTCGTCTTCATCAATGGTAATGTTCTGGGCCTCACCTTGAACCACAAGCACCTGGTGCGGAACCTTCGCTACATGCGCAGAAAGGGTCGGATGGGCAGCTACGTGTCTGTGCACACATCATACACCCAGCGATGCATCTACATCCACACGGATGGTGGTCGTCTATGCCGCCCTTATGTAATTGTGGAGAACCGTCGTCCTTTGGTGAAGCAGCATCACCTGGACGAGCTAAACCGTGGAATTCGCAAGTTTGACGACTTTCTACTGGACGGATTAATCGAGTATTTAGATGTCAACGAGGAGAACGATTCGTTTATTGCCTGGAACGAGGACCAAATAGAGGATCGGACTACACACTTGGAAATCGAACCCTTCACATTGCTGGGAGTCTGTGCGGGTTTGGTGCCCTACCCTCATCATAATCAGAGTCCCAGAAATACCTACCAGTGTGCTATGGGTAAGCAGGCGATGGGAATGATTGGCTACAACCAGAAGAACAGGATTGACTCTTTGATGTACAATCTGGTGTATCCCCATGCTCCTATGGTGAAATCCAAGACTATTGAGCTCACCAATTTCGACAAACTGCCTGCTGGTCAGAATGCCACTGTGGCAGTTATGAGTTACTCTGGCTACGATATCGAGGATGCGCTGATCTTAAACAAGGCCTCAATAGATCGGGGATATGGACGCTGTCTGGTGTACAAAAACTCAAAGTGCACTGTAAAACGGTATGCGAATCAGACCTTCGACAGAATCATGGGTCCCATGAAAGATGCGCTGACGAACAAGGTTATCTTCAAGCACGACGTTTTAGACACTGACGGAATTGTGGCTCCAGGCGAGCAGGTTCAAAACAAACAGATTATGATTAACAAGGAGATGCCCGCGGTAACATCGATGAATCCGCTGCAGGGTCAGTCTGCGCAGGTTCCCTACACCGCAGTGCCCATTAGTTATAAGGGTCCCGAGCCCAGTTACGTCGAGCGCGTGATGGTTTCCGCGAATGCCGAGGAGGACTTTCTCATCAAGATCCTGCTGCGCCAGACACGTATCCCAGAGATCGGAGACAAGTTCAGCTCGCGTCACGGTCAGAAAGGTGTGACTGGCTTGATTGTTGAACAGGAAGACATGCCGTTTAATGACTTCGGCATCTGCCCGGATATGATCATGAACCCCCACGGATTCCCCTCCCGTATGACAGTGGGTAAAACCCTTGAGCTGCTCGGCGGAAAGGCTGGTCTCCTGGAGGGCAAGTTCCACTATGGAACTGCCTTCGGAGGCTCCAAGGTGGAAGATATTCAGGCGGAGCTGGAGCGCCACGGATTCAACTACGTGGGTAAGGACTTTTTCTACTCCGGCATCACAGGAACACCACTGGAGGCCTACATCTACTCGGGGCCCGTGTACTACCAAAAGCTGAAGCATATGGTGCAGGACAAGATGCATGCCCGTGCCCGAGGACCCAAGGCGGTGCTTACCCGTCAGCCGACGCAAGGTAGAAGTCGCGAGGGTGGCCTTCGATTGGGTGAAATGGAGCGGGATTGCCTCATTTCCTACGGAGCTAGTATGCTGATCATGGAGCGCCTGATGATCTCATCGGATGCTTTTGAGGTGGATGTCTGCAGGACCTGTGGTCGGCTGGCGTACTGCTCCTGGTGTCACTTCTGCCAGTCGTCGGCCAATGTCTCTAAGATATCCATGCCGTATGCCTGCAAACTGCTCTTCCAGGAGTTGACCAGCATGAATGTGGTACCGAAAATGATTTTAGAAAACTATTAACGATGAAATGGTCTGAAAccgaataaaataattgttacATATAATAATCCTTGATGTTCTTAATGGTGTACAAGAGCACATCCACAAGTTTTTCCAAAATTTTTGTACAAATGCTGGCAAAGCTAAATTTCCAACGCGTTCATTAAGTTCCCGTGAACGCGAGCTGCAAATGTCAAAATGAAGAGGTTCAAACGAAGTCAGCGCAAGAAAGTCCTCTTGAATTTTAACGAGGTCCTTTGCACAGCAGCTTTCTGTTCGCTTACAGGGAGACGCAAGCTGTTACTGAAAAGGACTTAGCCGTGTTAAATCGCTTCTGTTATCCTTTTTTAATGCGCAAAGGATAATTAGTTGTGTCTGCCTTTTTGGCAGGCCCAATTTGAAACGTCTGTGTCTGGACAAAAGGCAGATAACCACAGGCCAGCTGTTAGGATGACTCTTTGTTGTTTGTTATGTTCTCTGTGTGCTATTTGTCCTTATAATCCTTTATCCTATTTGTAAACgcaatattttatgttttggcTCGGTTGAACCAAACATATTTAAACGGCTTGATTCTTCTTAGTAAAACCAATATCGCCAGGCGTTGAGTTATTGCTTTCCCTCGATATTGCCTATTGCCTATTCCCCGTGAGGCAATTACCTGTCACCTGGCTTCGAAGTGGAGCCTCAACCCAGATTCCGGCCGATGTGTCAACGTCTCCGTGGTCAATGCACCGCGGTGCATGCACGTGACCTGCGAACTGCTGCCGACACAGCCACCCACACAAGCCAATGTCCTTGTGCGTCCTTTCGAGTGACCTGCGCTTAAAATAGTCGCAGCCACCACCCGGCTCCTCctactgctgctcctccttcgtAGGACCCGTAGCTACTATGTGCAGTGCAATGACAGCAAACGGGGCACactgccagcagcagaaggagcatCAGCATCCGAGGAACCAATGGTGCGCACTAGGATGACAATTTAAGGTTGCCCTATCTCTGGTCCCCCTTACTTGTGTATCCAGCTATCATCCGGACTATTCAGTTCCGTTTTACACGGGGAAAAACTATAGTAATATATATGAAGTGAATATTCATATGTCTAAGCGCAAACTtccttaaaaaatatatacagataGCCCAATTAGGCGCTGATAAGTATGCAGTCAATTAATTATGAACAAAGCTGACTTGGGAATAACCATTTTAAACGTTTTATTAAGTACTTAAGTATGTAAATAGAAAGTGTTAATTTTCGCCGTGCATAAACTGAGTTCTACTCAATGTGGGGCCACCTTCCGGCTTTGGCTTTCCTTTCATGtattttggccatttgtcaaaagtttgctttttactttttgcttcTTGCTACTCTTATCTGGACGGTTCGTTGATGTGTGCATGGCAATAGATGTATATAGATTTAAATGGGTGTTGGCCATTTGAGTAGAAAGTTAAGCGATGTCCAACTGCTCTTTTGGCCGAGTTCCAAGCGGACGAGGGGAACTCTGGATTGACAACACCGGATATCATTGGGCTGATAATGCGCCCTTTCCCCCATGGACTAATTGAATCCGAAGGCACCTTCCGATTGAAATAGAGATTAGATTGCTGGCCTCACCTAGACTTCTTAGCCAGGATTGTTCACAAACTCTTTGTGTTTTCTCGGGCATTGTTTGCTGTTCTTAAGCAttatgtttcaatattttaaaagtttctAATCTGctttctaatatttattacgGGTCGGCTATATTTTGCTTATAAGCTGATTgatatgcattttaaaaatagctCTGTTTAAACGTAAAACTAAGTAACTGATACAAaaactttgatttttattaccTATCATGACTATCATGATTGAAAagaataaatgataatgaacATAGAACCAATATTATTAGAATCTGGCAGTTAACAGTCACCATTTAACATTCGTTAAGTAAAAACTTAACATTCGTTGAAAGCACTCCTCTCTGCGTATAAAAGCCAGTGCTTTTGAGCAGAACGCGCTCATTTCAAAACCGGCGCTCATCGCATCGAAAGCTCCGCTGCGGAGCCgagaaaatattgttaattCCCATTTGAAGTGCAGCTTGTGGAAGGAAATTTCAAGTTTGTTTGTTCAAACGCCGAGTGCAAGTGCAAGAAGCAACTGAAAAGTTATCAGATCTAAAGAAAAGTCATTTAATGTGGATCAATTAAGCCTGGCTGTAAAGTGCATAGTTAGAGTGAATAAATAAGTTAGTTGGAGCAATCAAAGCCATGGAGACTGCAGCGAACTCGGGCGACTCCAAGAAGCCTTTCAAAGTGAGTTTCTctgcaattaaaagtgcaCTAAAGGCCACAGACGAGCAATGGAATTCTAGGCATGCATTATTTTCCTGGCCGTTTTGTCCATTTTTGGGCGTTGTTGtttcgcctttgttgttgttggccgcgTGCTGCGTTCGCtactttttttccttttttttttttgggatttttaTGGAAACTGGGTTGAACTTCAGAActcaacagcaaaagcaagagCGAAAGCTCAAGTTAAGAGAGTGGCGAAAGCTCAGTAATTTGACTTTGCAAATTCAGTAACACTTTAACACTCTGACTTTATTTCTTTGTCCTTTTTGCATGTTTGCCGTGCgttgcatttgcttttgcaTTCGGGTATTGggaattgtttgcttttggcatttgttttacTTGACTGCTGGGCCTTTGTTTCccgtttaatttgtttatctGCCGCTTAAAGAGCAGAAAGCTGTTTAAAGTATTATAGGGATGTAAAAAACGTACTTAAGGTTGCAGAAAACCACTGGCAGTACAAGCTTGAAAGTACAACTAAAAGTACAACTCAAAGGAAACCCATAAACCACAAAGCTATTTAAATTGTCAGTGGAACACGGAAAACAACTTTCGTAAAACATTACTGCAGATAGCCTCTAGAAGTTGGAGTTCCCTCCCCACTTTATCCATTAAAATGCCGCtgcttattaaaataattaattcaaaaaCCACCAAACGCAAATCGGCTTAAAAGCTGTCAAATACCATGACAGCCATGAAAGTGCCACtaaaagggaaaacttttcatCCCGACATGTCGCTGTAATTAGCCAACAGGCACGCCCACATCCACGCCCACGCTTATGCTCCTCCAGGCattttgttaataatttattaaacaatCTACATAGGGCCACGGCATAGttcaaaagcaatttaaagttgTCGCCTAATTTCCCCAGCGGCTCGAAAATCTGCGGCCTACGCCcatcaaatattaaaatgtccTGCGACTTGTGGATTCCGCCCGCATCTTGGACTTGGATGCAGATGATAGAGTCCCTGGCACGTATCCTTCGGCTTGTCCTAAACGGAGCCAGACGCCGGAGGTCGTTACACGTTCACGTGGTCCatcgtatgtatgtatgtgtggtCCAGGACCCTCGGGTCCTGATGGCTGAGCAGCTCGAGTTAGTAGAGATTTAAAAGCCATCAGCTTGAAGCTTCTTGGCCAATCTGCCTGCCGATTTGAATAACTGGTCATCTTCGAAAAAACTACTGATTTAATCTAGTCTCACACATAAATCAAAGTAAACTTGTAGTGATGCTAGTTTGGAAATGTTTATCTTGTTAACATTTGATTTTAGAGTAAGCTGTTTATATTTCAGTCTTAAAAATGTTGATCCCAAATActcaaatattattaaacaaagGTTCACATACTTAAGTGTGTCAAAACTTCGTGAATGATATTATAAAACCAAAGAACATTTCTGTTCACGATGTTTCCTATGGAACCAACTTCCGAATTGGATTTCGTTGAGTcttttgaaatatgtatgtttactttttaaataatctTTTTTCTAATTGGTATAAGCATTGTATCGTTTTGCGGGTAATTGGATAAAATGATAATTGAATTGCCACCGCTAGAAAAATCGACGTCACTTCTTGGAAAATCAACTAATGCGATCAACTAAAACTTTTGACAAGTTTCCGAACAAAAACTACGCTCTTGTTTTCGAAGCTGCCGCGACTCCCACTTGTCAGATGCCCCAGTAGTTGGGCAAAGTTTTCATTGTTACAAAGTTCTGGCCCCACACGCCTCGTTCATGATATGATTAATATTTGGCGCTTCGCAGCACGAAAGTTGTCTGGCTTTAAGCATTTATAAGACAATTTAGGGACGACCTCCGCGCTGACTGGGCAAATGGAATTGGGATGATAGAGGAACGAGGCACGAGTAAATGAAATGTTCGAAATGCAAACTCGAGTACAATTTCATTTAGTCACGGCGCTCTCAAATATTCATGAAGGACCTCAAGGAGTTGCCCGTTGCACGACGTTTCGGGGCTATAAATTCTGGGTGGAATGCACTCGTGCCGTTTGCTCCTTTAAAGGGTCCTTGCGCCTCCTTGCCCCTCGTTTCGGACGGGTCTAATTTATGTTTCGTTTAACCTTAGTGCTGAGGCATCATTTAACATCGCATGCAAGTTTAATAGAGCCAAAggcttcgtccttcgtccttgcaCCCAGCGAAGAGATCCAACCTATGGCATTCGCGAAGgagcatgcagcatgcagcatgcagcatgaAGAATGCTGACATGCATAACTTgtcaaataaaaagaaatttaaaaggaTACGCCACGGCGAGGAATCGGG
This sequence is a window from Drosophila teissieri strain GT53w chromosome 2R, Prin_Dtei_1.1, whole genome shotgun sequence. Protein-coding genes within it:
- the LOC122613537 gene encoding ADP-ribosylation factor-like protein 6-interacting protein 6; the encoded protein is MQVDPTDVGCDVTLRQHEKYKSNGIFSAAVRSKKIGQPNGPKYTSTPKTSHPKLEHYVGVAEPTKKGQVGVVTALDPLIKKVALLFGILIIGYKSVILTMPYITGDSIQVLSHQVQSRWNETLVWATRHQLGSRLSPLLCGLLVAAFAYGIVYLDSAVPGVNPPSPFSPRSKKRFREEKTASLHLGYLCALFCGFLVTVFMYFDLYS
- the LOC122613536 gene encoding uncharacterized protein LOC122613536; protein product: MFAKFKPRTPLGNSQAQFKSQLAKNASQLNRSLPTAENLCKKSSQLRQTKLTVCRKDNKLKYEGFVEEAADIRPKKEFVYVPTPQILEKSSCEVSVKKEAPGLPSSPMLKPGRNLISLIGRVDFCLKTHKMYPDINAIWNVYGKLLRIIVGKRGEHTLLVRNKDSGPVLQGIYYDFEGVMSSWSPGCFFHLVGQFIGENRLKTFKIAQVSDIDWQQQFMRIENVTSYILLQNTVRK
- the LOC122613618 gene encoding GTP-binding protein 128up — its product is MSTILEKISAIESEMARTQKNKATSAHLGLLKAKLAKLRRELISPKGGGGGTGEAGFEVAKTGDARVGFVGFPSVGKSTLLSNLAGVYSEVAAYEFTTLTTVPGCIKYKGAKIQLLDLPGIIEGAKDGKGRGRQVIAVARTCNLIFMVLDCLKPLGHKKLLEHELEGFGIRLNKKPPNIYYKRKDKGGINLNSMVPQSELDTDLVKTILSEYKIHNADITLRYDATSDDLIDVIEGNRIYIPCIYLLNKIDQISIEELDVIYKIPHCVPISAHHHWNFDDLLELMWEYLRLQRIYTKPKGQLPDYNSPVVLHNERTSIEDFCNKLHRSIAKEFKYALVWGSSVKHQPQKVGIEHVLNDEDVVQIVKKV
- the LOC122612744 gene encoding DNA-directed RNA polymerase III subunit RPC2, which gives rise to MVELKMGDHNVEATTWDPGDSKDWSVPVKPLTEKWKLVPAFLQVKGLVKQHIDSFNHFINVDIKKIVKANELVTSGADPLFYLKYLDVRVGKPDIDEGFNITKATTPHECRLRDTTYSAPITVDIEYTRGTQRIKRNNLLIGRMPLMLRCSNCALTGKSEFELSKLNECPLDPGGYFVVRGQEKVILIQEQLSWNKMLTEDFNGVVQCQVTSSTHEKKSRTLVLSKHGKYYLKHNSMTDDIPIVVIFKALGVVSDQEIQSLIGIDSKSQNRFGASLLDAYNLKVFTQQRALEYMGSKLVVKRFQSATTKTPSEEARELLLTTILAHVPVDNFSLQMKAIYVSLMVRRVMAAELDKTLFDDRDYYGNKRLELAGSLLSMMFEDLFKRMNWELKTIADKNIPKVKAAQFDVVKHMRAAQITAGLESAISSGNWTIKRFKMERAGVTQVLSRLSYISALGMMTRVNSQFEKTRKVSGPRSLQPSQWGMLCPSDTPEGEACGLVKNLALMTHITTEVEERPVMIVAFNAGVEDIREVSGNPINNPNVFLVFINGNVLGLTLNHKHLVRNLRYMRRKGRMGSYVSVHTSYTQRCIYIHTDGGRLCRPYVIVENRRPLVKQHHLDELNRGIRKFDDFLLDGLIEYLDVNEENDSFIAWNEDQIEDRTTHLEIEPFTLLGVCAGLVPYPHHNQSPRNTYQCAMGKQAMGMIGYNQKNRIDSLMYNLVYPHAPMVKSKTIELTNFDKLPAGQNATVAVMSYSGYDIEDALILNKASIDRGYGRCLVYKNSKCTVKRYANQTFDRIMGPMKDALTNKVIFKHDVLDTDGIVAPGEQVQNKQIMINKEMPAVTSMNPLQGQSAQVPYTAVPISYKGPEPSYVERVMVSANAEEDFLIKILLRQTRIPEIGDKFSSRHGQKGVTGLIVEQEDMPFNDFGICPDMIMNPHGFPSRMTVGKTLELLGGKAGLLEGKFHYGTAFGGSKVEDIQAELERHGFNYVGKDFFYSGITGTPLEAYIYSGPVYYQKLKHMVQDKMHARARGPKAVLTRQPTQGRSREGGLRLGEMERDCLISYGASMLIMERLMISSDAFEVDVCRTCGRLAYCSWCHFCQSSANVSKISMPYACKLLFQELTSMNVVPKMILENY